GAAATTAATTTAAAAATTAACTTAAACGAAAACAAATTAAAAATTATCGCTGTAACCTCATGTGTAGTAGGGGTAGCCCACACTTATATGGCAGAAGACAAATTATTAAGAGAACTTTCAAAAAAAGGTCATAATATTAGAGTTGAAACTCAGGGTTCAAAAGGAGTTGGAACAGAACTTACTCAACAAGAAATTAAAGAAGCTGATATAGTAATAATTATTGCAGCTGATACAAAAGTTGATTTAAGTCGTTTTAGTGGAAAAAGATTATATTCAACTAATGTTGCAAGAACCATTAAGGAACCTTTAAAATTACTTGAAGATGCTTTAAAAAAAGGCACAATTCAAGAAAAAATTGATTTTACAAATTCTAGAGGAACTTCAAAAACAAAACAAGGAACATTGCAACATATTTTAGCTGGAATTTTATATATGATTTCAATAATAATATTGGGAGGTATTTGTTTAGCATTTTCTTTGGGAATAGCAAAAGCAATTTGAGGACCTGAGGCTGGAACAAAGGGTCCAAATATAGGGACAACTGAAAACCCTATTTATCAGTATCCATGGAATCCTTTGGCAATTTTAGAAATGATTGGTGGTGCATCATTTACATTGATGATTCCAATTCTTTCTGGTTTTATTGGTAATTCCATTGCAGGAAGAGCAGCATTAACTCCAGCAATGCTTGGTGGCTTTATTGGAAATAGTGCATCAAATTTTATGCCAATGCCAGGAATGGAAAATGTACAAACTCCAATGGGATTTATTGGTGCAATTTTAACAGGATTACTTGTAGGATATTATGTTAGATGAGTAAATACTTGAAATATTCCAAAAACACTTCAAGCAGCAATGCCAATATTTTTTATACCATTAACAGCAGGAATAGGAATTTGTATACTATTTATGTATGTTATTGGAGGACCATTGGTTATGTTATGGGAAAATTTTCAAATTTTATTGAAAATTCATACACTAATCCAAATTTTGAAGTAGGAATAGCATTGATTTTAGGAATTTTAATTTGTGCAATGGCATCATTTGACATGGGTGGACCAATTAATAAAATAGCATTTGTAACTTGTTCTGCATTAATAACCCAAAAAATTTATTATCCAATGGGAACAATGGCAGCAGCAATTCCAGTTGCTCC
This genomic window from Spiroplasma taiwanense CT-1 contains:
- a CDS encoding fructose PTS transporter subunit IIB; this encodes MKREEEISTAFEDEFAIPNAKLNSIKEPSIICIRTKKAIEWNSLDGLPTSVIIALIIPNNAVAQHLEILSKTAVKLMNDELRNKLKIAKTPKKFVDLLSYKKEEINLKINLNENKLKIIAVTSCVVGVAHTYMAEDKLLRELSKKGHNIRVETQGSKGVGTELTQQEIKEADIVIIIAADTKVDLSRFSGKRLYSTNVARTIKEPLKLLEDALKKGTIQEKIDFTNSRGTSKTKQGTLQHILAGILYMISIIILGGICLAFSLGIAKAIWGPEAGTKGPNIGTTENPIYQYPWNPLAILEMIGGASFTLMIPILSGFIGNSIAGRAALTPAMLGGFIGNSASNFMPMPGMENVQTPMGFIGAILTGLLVGYYVRWVNTWNIPKTLQAAMPIFFIPLTAGIGICILFMYVIGGPLVMLWENFQILLKIHTLIQILK